Proteins co-encoded in one Kutzneria chonburiensis genomic window:
- a CDS encoding RNA polymerase sigma-70 factor, whose protein sequence is MTDLDALALFNEARPSLFGIAYRMLGSVADAEDVLQDAWLRWARAERGEVRNAAAFLTTVTTRLAITAATSARARREVYVGPWLPEPVSTVDDPTLGAERAEAMDLAVLLLMERLPARERAAYVLREAFDYSFRDIAEVLETSEANARQLARRARTHLAEERHTPVDQAEHGRLLAAFLAAAEKGDLAGLEKLLTQDAVSISDGGGVVTAARAPIVGRERVARFVVGALAKFGTGAAVSFVDVNGQPGLLAVRDGAPLALVTMDAGADGVHRLLMILNPAKLSGLAGG, encoded by the coding sequence GTGACCGATCTCGACGCCCTGGCGTTGTTCAACGAGGCGCGGCCGAGCCTGTTCGGCATCGCGTACCGGATGCTCGGCAGCGTCGCCGACGCCGAGGACGTGTTGCAGGACGCGTGGCTGCGCTGGGCTCGGGCCGAGCGGGGCGAGGTCCGCAACGCCGCCGCGTTCCTGACCACGGTCACCACCAGGCTGGCCATCACCGCCGCGACCTCGGCCCGGGCCCGGCGCGAGGTGTACGTCGGGCCGTGGCTGCCCGAGCCGGTGTCCACTGTGGATGATCCCACGCTCGGCGCCGAGCGGGCCGAGGCGATGGACCTGGCCGTGCTGCTGCTGATGGAGCGGTTGCCGGCCCGTGAGCGGGCGGCGTATGTGCTGCGGGAGGCGTTCGACTACTCGTTCCGGGACATCGCCGAGGTGTTGGAGACGTCCGAGGCCAACGCCCGTCAACTGGCCCGGCGGGCTCGGACGCACCTGGCCGAGGAGCGGCACACACCCGTCGACCAGGCTGAGCATGGTCGCCTGCTGGCCGCGTTCCTGGCCGCCGCCGAGAAAGGCGACCTGGCCGGGTTGGAGAAGCTGCTGACCCAGGACGCCGTGTCGATCTCGGACGGCGGCGGTGTCGTCACGGCCGCTCGCGCCCCGATCGTCGGCCGCGAACGGGTCGCCCGGTTTGTTGTCGGGGCACTGGCCAAGTTCGGCACCGGCGCGGCGGTGTCCTTTGTGGACGTCAACGGGCAGCCGGGATTGTTGGCCGTCCGCGACGGCGCGCCGCTCGCGTTGGTCACGATGGACGCCGGCGCGGACGGCGTCCATCGGCTTCTCATGATCCTCAATCCCGCGAAGCTTTCCGGCTTGGCCGGCGGCTGA
- a CDS encoding thioredoxin family protein, with protein MMKALSADQHDAALAEGLAVLVFRVAESPACQSFQPELDTFVARRPEIAVWTVEAMEQRDLSDRHGLRALPTIVMYRDGLPARRFAGGLSADDLVEELDELAAADMDEEYNDWMVEMMETGEAGSPHVGSR; from the coding sequence ATGATGAAGGCACTGTCCGCCGACCAGCACGACGCCGCCCTCGCCGAGGGGTTGGCCGTGTTGGTCTTCCGCGTCGCCGAAAGCCCCGCCTGCCAGAGCTTCCAGCCCGAGCTCGATACGTTCGTCGCCCGGCGGCCCGAGATCGCCGTGTGGACCGTCGAGGCCATGGAGCAGCGGGACCTGTCCGATCGGCACGGCCTGCGGGCGCTGCCCACCATCGTGATGTACCGCGACGGTCTCCCCGCCCGGCGCTTCGCCGGTGGTCTGTCCGCCGATGACCTCGTCGAGGAGCTCGACGAGCTGGCCGCCGCCGACATGGACGAGGAATACAACGACTGGATGGTCGAGATGATGGAAACCGGCGAAGCCGGTTCGCCACACGTCGGCAGCCGCTGA
- a CDS encoding SDR family oxidoreductase encodes MRVAVAGGTGLVGRLVVGELRKAGHEPVVLARSNGIDLISGDGLAEALAGCDEIIDVSNKNTLSRKQAVEFFTTAATNLLNAGSGAKQVITLSIVGIDDVALGYYLGKRAQEEVVRNGPVPWSILRATQFHAFPEQLIDSAPGPFTIVPNSLSQPVGTTDVARALVAQVGRPAAGYLRPIAGPERLRMADMTRRLVKARGVRKMVLPIRLPGAVGKAMAGGALLPRDDFTEGRETFAEYLHQVEKGRR; translated from the coding sequence ATGCGGGTGGCGGTAGCAGGCGGGACGGGCCTGGTCGGCCGGCTGGTGGTGGGTGAGCTCCGAAAAGCCGGTCACGAGCCGGTGGTGCTGGCCCGGTCGAACGGGATCGACCTGATCAGCGGGGACGGTCTGGCCGAGGCGCTGGCCGGCTGCGACGAGATCATCGACGTGTCGAACAAGAACACCCTGAGCCGGAAGCAGGCGGTGGAGTTCTTCACCACGGCGGCGACGAACCTGCTCAACGCGGGCTCGGGCGCCAAGCAGGTGATCACGCTGTCGATCGTCGGCATCGACGACGTCGCCCTGGGCTACTACCTGGGCAAACGGGCCCAGGAGGAAGTGGTGCGCAACGGCCCGGTGCCGTGGAGCATCCTGCGCGCGACCCAGTTCCACGCGTTCCCCGAGCAGCTCATCGACAGCGCGCCCGGGCCGTTCACCATCGTGCCGAACTCGCTGTCACAGCCGGTCGGTACCACCGACGTGGCCCGCGCCCTGGTCGCGCAGGTCGGTCGGCCGGCGGCCGGGTACCTGCGGCCGATCGCCGGGCCAGAACGGCTACGGATGGCCGACATGACCCGACGGCTGGTCAAGGCCCGCGGCGTGCGCAAGATGGTGCTGCCGATCCGGCTGCCCGGGGCGGTCGGCAAGGCCATGGCCGGCGGCGCGCTGCTCCCCCGCGACGACTTCACCGAGGGCCGCGAGACGTTTGCCGAGTACCTGCACCAGGTCGAGAAGGGACGCCGATGA
- a CDS encoding MBL fold metallo-hydrolase has translation MCDTSQSSTAEAALSAPRLAPGSAVDPIALEPVDEVSITVLMDNTFDGLLPSDAHTTRAGFGPPVPADHFAGGTTAVGLLAEHGFSALVTVRRGQQRTTLVFDAGLSPTGILTNADQLGLRFDDVQGVILSHGHFDHAGGLGGLARRFGRRMPMTIHPFAWTPRRLNIPQRPFEMPTLSQKALIAEGFDVIERTRPSLLVDGSVLITGEVDRTTDFEHGMPAAHEAHLEGRWQHDPTVIDDQALVVHLRGQGLVVLTGCGHSGVINIVRHAQRLTGVPTLHALLGGFHLSGPAFDPVIPPTVAALTSMNPHRIVPGHCTGWRAQHALAAALPDAWVASSSGTTHHLVGA, from the coding sequence ATGTGTGACACCAGCCAGTCCTCGACGGCCGAGGCGGCCCTGTCCGCGCCTCGACTCGCCCCCGGCAGCGCCGTGGACCCGATCGCGCTGGAGCCCGTCGACGAGGTCAGCATCACCGTGCTGATGGACAACACCTTCGACGGACTGCTGCCCAGCGACGCGCACACCACCCGGGCCGGCTTCGGGCCGCCCGTGCCGGCCGACCACTTCGCCGGCGGGACCACCGCCGTGGGGCTGTTGGCCGAGCACGGATTCTCCGCGCTGGTCACCGTTCGCCGGGGCCAGCAGCGCACCACGCTGGTGTTCGACGCCGGCCTGTCGCCCACCGGCATCCTCACCAACGCCGACCAGCTCGGCCTGCGTTTCGACGACGTGCAGGGCGTGATCCTCAGCCACGGGCACTTCGACCACGCCGGCGGACTCGGTGGCCTGGCCCGTCGGTTCGGCCGGCGCATGCCGATGACCATTCACCCCTTCGCGTGGACACCGCGTCGGCTGAACATCCCTCAGCGGCCGTTCGAGATGCCGACGCTGAGCCAGAAGGCGCTGATCGCCGAGGGATTCGACGTCATCGAGCGGACCCGGCCGTCGCTGCTGGTCGACGGCAGCGTGCTGATCACCGGCGAGGTCGACCGGACGACCGACTTCGAGCACGGCATGCCCGCGGCTCACGAGGCCCACCTCGAGGGGCGCTGGCAGCACGACCCCACCGTCATCGACGACCAGGCCCTCGTCGTGCACCTGCGTGGCCAGGGTCTGGTCGTGCTCACCGGCTGCGGCCACTCCGGCGTGATCAACATCGTCCGGCACGCCCAGCGGCTGACCGGCGTGCCCACCCTGCATGCCCTGCTCGGCGGCTTCCACCTCAGCGGCCCCGCCTTCGACCCGGTCATCCCGCCCACCGTCGCCGCGTTGACCAGCATGAATCCGCACCGGATCGTGCCCGGTCACTGCACCGGTTGGCGCGCCCAGCACGCGTTGGCCGCCGCTTTGCCCGACGCTTGGGTCGCCAGCAGCAGCGGCACCACCCACCATCTCGTCGGCGCGTAG
- a CDS encoding MFS transporter: MKGSALWAPDRRGATVGVLLLVVLAAFESMGVTTALPTIVRDLHGEALYSWPFTMFLAAQVVGNVVSGRVCDRRGPAPMLVLGPLLFALGLLVAGTAGSMAQLLAGRALQGFGGGAEVVAIYVMIAAVYPERDRPVIIGAMSAAWVGPSLVGPAVAGLLTQYVNWHWVFLGLLPFELVGWVLVVAVVRRLPVVSQSGPRRRGQVLVAVSAAVGLALVSSAGDQLNLVGVGVIVLGLALVAPAVVVLLPRGTLTARRGLPSAMIARALMSAAFMGCEAFLPLVLQQVHGYEPAWAGLPLTAGAIGWALGSSIQARRPALGEAVFLRWGFFSLAVGVALVTLVAPAWGPAWLAAPAWIFSGIGMGLATASASVLVLRLSPAHDRGFTTAALQMSDLFAQSLSIGLGGVLVALLGPTAGWAPLNAVFVTFTLIGALVISRRAAEPDPTTQCRARRRQ, from the coding sequence GTGAAGGGAAGCGCGCTGTGGGCGCCAGACCGCCGCGGCGCGACCGTCGGCGTGTTGCTGCTGGTCGTGTTGGCGGCGTTCGAGTCGATGGGCGTGACCACGGCGCTGCCGACCATCGTGCGGGACCTGCACGGCGAGGCTCTGTACTCGTGGCCGTTCACCATGTTCTTGGCCGCGCAGGTCGTCGGCAACGTGGTCAGCGGCCGGGTGTGTGACCGCCGTGGACCAGCGCCGATGCTCGTGCTCGGGCCGCTGCTGTTCGCACTGGGTCTGCTGGTCGCCGGCACCGCCGGCAGCATGGCCCAGCTGCTGGCCGGCCGGGCGTTGCAGGGCTTCGGCGGCGGCGCCGAGGTTGTCGCCATCTACGTGATGATCGCGGCGGTGTATCCGGAGCGGGACCGGCCGGTGATCATCGGCGCGATGTCGGCGGCGTGGGTCGGGCCGTCGCTGGTCGGGCCGGCCGTCGCCGGGCTGCTGACGCAGTACGTCAACTGGCATTGGGTCTTTCTCGGCCTGCTCCCGTTCGAGCTGGTCGGGTGGGTGTTGGTGGTCGCCGTGGTCCGCCGGCTGCCGGTTGTCTCGCAGTCCGGGCCGCGCCGCCGTGGGCAGGTGTTGGTCGCCGTGTCCGCCGCCGTCGGGTTGGCCTTGGTGAGCTCGGCCGGCGATCAGCTGAATCTCGTCGGCGTCGGGGTGATCGTGCTCGGCCTGGCCCTGGTCGCACCCGCCGTGGTGGTCCTGCTCCCTCGCGGCACCTTGACCGCGCGCCGGGGGCTACCCAGCGCCATGATCGCCCGGGCCTTGATGTCCGCCGCGTTCATGGGTTGCGAGGCGTTCTTGCCGTTGGTGTTGCAGCAGGTGCACGGCTACGAGCCCGCTTGGGCCGGCCTGCCGCTGACCGCCGGGGCGATCGGGTGGGCCCTCGGTTCGTCCATCCAGGCCCGACGGCCCGCGTTGGGCGAGGCTGTGTTCCTCCGTTGGGGCTTCTTCAGCCTCGCCGTCGGCGTCGCCTTGGTGACCTTGGTCGCCCCCGCTTGGGGGCCCGCGTGGTTGGCCGCCCCCGCTTGGATCTTCTCCGGCATCGGCATGGGCTTGGCCACCGCAAGCGCTTCCGTCCTGGTGCTGCGCCTTTCACCCGCGCACGACCGTGGTTTCACCACCGCAGCCCTCCAGATGTCCGACCTGTTCGCCCAGTCGTTGTCCATCGGCTTGGGCGGCGTCTTGGTCGCCTTGCTCGGCCCCACCGCCGGTTGGGCCCCGCTCAACGCCGTCTTCGTCACCTTCACCTTGATCGGCGCCTTGGTCATCAGCCGCCGAGCCGCCGAGCCCGACCCGACCACACAGTGCCGAGCCCGACGGCGCCAGTGA
- a CDS encoding PPOX class F420-dependent oxidoreductase, which yields MTALPEEVHDLLDSPQFASLATIEPTGQPHLSVVWFKREGDDILVSTVRGRRKAVNIDRDARATLLVHDSANPYRYVEIRGAVTVVDDPPGSLINELSLRYKGVPWTTDKPGTERVIVRLSPAKVVVH from the coding sequence GTGACCGCACTGCCGGAAGAAGTCCACGACCTGCTCGACAGCCCGCAGTTCGCCTCGCTGGCGACGATCGAGCCGACCGGTCAGCCGCACCTCTCGGTGGTCTGGTTCAAGCGTGAGGGCGACGACATCCTGGTGTCGACGGTCCGCGGCCGGCGCAAGGCGGTGAACATCGACCGTGACGCGCGGGCGACGCTGCTGGTGCACGACAGCGCCAATCCCTATCGGTACGTGGAGATCCGCGGCGCGGTCACGGTCGTGGACGACCCGCCCGGCAGCCTGATCAACGAGCTTTCCCTGCGCTACAAGGGCGTTCCGTGGACGACCGACAAGCCCGGCACCGAGCGGGTGATCGTCCGCCTTTCCCCGGCGAAGGTCGTCGTGCACTGA